In Xenopus tropicalis strain Nigerian chromosome 5, UCB_Xtro_10.0, whole genome shotgun sequence, one genomic interval encodes:
- the mea1 gene encoding male-enhanced antigen 1 isoform X1 has translation MQSLPDDVTGEEAVNCASESLLFPCSNWSGQLPDKMGPERVFPNQSDELGDAQDATVEWSGGEEEEEDGEVQSGYQYQPLNQDPEEGTQTEGDIQERLQAMRLHLPEPPADSEDEEEREEAASSIPMDPAHVELVKKAMAGVTLPSLSVPLWAEQISDADWEHLVHQTIQSRAAAPPSGKK, from the exons ATGCAGTCGCTTCCTGATGATGTCACTGGTGAGGAAGCCGTGAATTGTGCCAGTGAGTCCCTCCTGTTCCCCTGTAGCAACTGGTCG GGGCAGTTACCAGACAAAATGGGGCCAGAACGTGTTTTCCCAAACCAGAGCGATGAGCTGGGAGATGCCCAGGATGCCACTGTGGAGTGGAGTGggggggaggaagaggaggaggatggGGAAGTACAGAGTGGGTATCAGTACCAGCCCCTAAACCAGGATCCAGAAGAAGGAACCCAGACAGAAGGAGACATCCAGGAGCGCCTGCAG GCAATGAGACTGCACCTTCCTGAGCCTCCAGCAGACAGTGAAGATGAGGAGGAGAGGGAGGAAGCCGCAAGCTCCATTCCTATGGACCCAG CGCACGTGGAGCTGGTGAAGAAGGCGATGGCCGGGGTGACGCTCCCCTCCCTGTCGGTGCCGCTGTGGGCGGAGCAGATTTCCGACGCAGACTGGGAGCATCTGGTTCATCAGACGATCCAATCACGAGCAGCGGCCCCTCCGTCTGGCAAGAAATAA
- the mea1 gene encoding male-enhanced antigen 1 isoform X2 — protein MQSLPDDVTGEEAVNCASESPCSPVGNWSGQLPDKMGPERVFPNQSDELGDAQDATVEWSGGEEEEEDGEVQSGYQYQPLNQDPEEGTQTEGDIQERLQAMRLHLPEPPADSEDEEEREEAASSIPMDPAHVELVKKAMAGVTLPSLSVPLWAEQISDADWEHLVHQTIQSRAAAPPSGKK, from the exons ATGCAGTCGCTTCCTGATGATGTCACTGGTGAGGAAGCCGTGAATTGTGCCAGTGAGTCCCCCTGTTCCCCTGTAGGCAACTGGTCG GGGCAGTTACCAGACAAAATGGGGCCAGAACGTGTTTTCCCAAACCAGAGCGATGAGCTGGGAGATGCCCAGGATGCCACTGTGGAGTGGAGTGggggggaggaagaggaggaggatggGGAAGTACAGAGTGGGTATCAGTACCAGCCCCTAAACCAGGATCCAGAAGAAGGAACCCAGACAGAAGGAGACATCCAGGAGCGCCTGCAG GCAATGAGACTGCACCTTCCTGAGCCTCCAGCAGACAGTGAAGATGAGGAGGAGAGGGAGGAAGCCGCAAGCTCCATTCCTATGGACCCAG CGCACGTGGAGCTGGTGAAGAAGGCGATGGCCGGGGTGACGCTCCCCTCCCTGTCGGTGCCGCTGTGGGCGGAGCAGATTTCCGACGCAGACTGGGAGCATCTGGTTCATCAGACGATCCAATCACGAGCAGCGGCCCCTCCGTCTGGCAAGAAATAA
- the mea1 gene encoding male-enhanced antigen 1, which yields MGPERVFPNQSDELGDAQDATVEWSGGEEEEEDGEVQSGYQYQPLNQDPEEGTQTEGDIQERLQAMRLHLPEPPADSEDEEEREEAASSIPMDPAHVELVKKAMAGVTLPSLSVPLWAEQISDADWEHLVHQTIQSRAAAPPSGKK from the exons ATGGGGCCAGAACGTGTTTTCCCAAACCAGAGCGATGAGCTGGGAGATGCCCAGGATGCCACTGTGGAGTGGAGTGggggggaggaagaggaggaggatggGGAAGTACAGAGTGGGTATCAGTACCAGCCCCTAAACCAGGATCCAGAAGAAGGAACCCAGACAGAAGGAGACATCCAGGAGCGCCTGCAG GCAATGAGACTGCACCTTCCTGAGCCTCCAGCAGACAGTGAAGATGAGGAGGAGAGGGAGGAAGCCGCAAGCTCCATTCCTATGGACCCAG CGCACGTGGAGCTGGTGAAGAAGGCGATGGCCGGGGTGACGCTCCCCTCCCTGTCGGTGCCGCTGTGGGCGGAGCAGATTTCCGACGCAGACTGGGAGCATCTGGTTCATCAGACGATCCAATCACGAGCAGCGGCCCCTCCGTCTGGCAAGAAATAA
- the klhdc3 gene encoding kelch domain-containing protein 3 isoform X2 yields the protein MQSLPDDVTGEEAVNCASESLLFPCSNWSHHLVRFAGPPLSQVCGGGMPRWTVHLEGGPRRVNHAAVAVGVGVFSFGGYCSGEDYETLRQIDVHVFNTVSLRWRKLPPSSCAPSNVPYMRYGHTAVLIDDIIYIWGGRNDTEGACNVLYTFHTGTHQWATPRVTGQIPGARDGHSACVYERTMYIFGGYEQLADCFSNEIHKLDTRTMNWALVRAKGSAARWRDFHSATVIGSRMFVFGGRADRAGPFHSNNEIYCNQIRVFDLQIETWLDPPKSTNPPEGRRSHSAFPYQGGLYVFGGYNARLNRHFQDLWKFTPESGQWQRVEVQGKGPCARRRQCCCVLGDKILLFGGTSPSQDQDLQDEFYLMDHSDLYILDFSPSLKTLCKLAVLHYNLDQSCLPHDIRWELSAMTTNSNISRPLLSSHG from the exons ATGCAGTCGCTTCCTGATGATGTCACTGGTGAGGAAGCCGTGAATTGTGCCAGTGAGTCCCTCCTGTTCCCCTGTAGCAACTGGTCG CATCATTTGGTGAGATTTGCAGGGCCCCCCCTTTCCCAGGTATGCGGTGGGGGGATGCCGCGGTGGACGGTGCATCTAGAGGGGGGTCCACGAAGAGTGAATCATGCTGCAGTCGCTGTGGGAGTCGGGGTCTTCTCCTTCGGTGGTTACTGCTCTGGGGAGGACTACGAGACCCTCAGGCAAATCGATGTACATGTGTTCAACACAg TGTCGCTGCGCTGGCGGAAACTCCCCCCCTCGTCCTGTGCTCCGTCCAACGTCCCCTACATGCGATACGGACACACGGCGGTTCTGATCGATGACATCATCTATATCTGGGGGGGGCGCAATGACACCGAGGGGGCTTGTAATGTCCTCTACACCTTCCACACAG GGACCCACCAGTGGGCAACTCCCCGCGTGACTGGGCAGATCCCCGGGGCCCGAGACGGACACTCCGCCTGTGTCTATGAGAGGACGATGTACATATTCGGGGGATATGAGCAGCTG GCCGACTGTTTCTCCAATGAGATCCATAAACTGGACACCAGAACCATGAACTGGGCCTTAGTGAGAGCCAAG GGCAGCGCCGCCCGCTGGAGAGACTTTCACTCGGCCACAGTAATCGGCAGCCGGATGTTTGTGTTTGGGGGCCGGGCCGACCGGGCGGGGCCCTTCCACTCCAACAACGAGATTTACTGCAATCAGATCCGCGTGTTCGACCTCCAGATTGAGACTTGGCTGGACCCCCCCAAAAGCACCAACCCCCCCGAAGGGAGGCGGAGCCACTCAGCCT TTCCGTACCAGGGGGGGCTCTACGTGTTCGGCGGATACAACGCTCGACTCAATCGCCACTTTCAGGACCTTTGGAAATTCACACCAG AGTCCGGCCAATGGCAGCGAGTGGAAGTGCAGGGCAAAGGCCCGTGTGCGAGGCGCAGGCAGTGCTGCTGTGTGCTGGGGGACAAGATCCTTCTCTTTGGGGGCACTAG CCCTTCCCAGGATCAGGACCTGCAGGACGAGTTCTACTTGATGGATCATTCGGACCTGTACATTCTGGACTTCA GTCCCAGTCTGAAGACGCTGTGCAAATTAGCCGTGTTGCACTACAATCTCGACCAATCGTGTTTGCCCCATGACATCAG GTGGGAGCTCTCGGCAATGACAACAAACAGTAATATCAGCCGGCCCCTGCTCTCCTCCCACGGATAG
- the klhdc3 gene encoding kelch domain-containing protein 3 isoform X3: MPRWTVHLEGGPRRVNHAAVAVGVGVFSFGGYCSGEDYETLRQIDVHVFNTVSLRWRKLPPSSCAPSNVPYMRYGHTAVLIDDIIYIWGGRNDTEGACNVLYTFHTGTHQWATPRVTGQIPGARDGHSACVYERTMYIFGGYEQLADCFSNEIHKLDTRTMNWALVRAKGSAARWRDFHSATVIGSRMFVFGGRADRAGPFHSNNEIYCNQIRVFDLQIETWLDPPKSTNPPEGRRSHSAFPYQGGLYVFGGYNARLNRHFQDLWKFTPESGQWQRVEVQGKGPCARRRQCCCVLGDKILLFGGTSPSQDQDLQDEFYLMDHSDLYILDFSPSLKTLCKLAVLHYNLDQSCLPHDIRWELSAMTTNSNISRPLLSSHG; the protein is encoded by the exons ATGCCGCGGTGGACGGTGCATCTAGAGGGGGGTCCACGAAGAGTGAATCATGCTGCAGTCGCTGTGGGAGTCGGGGTCTTCTCCTTCGGTGGTTACTGCTCTGGGGAGGACTACGAGACCCTCAGGCAAATCGATGTACATGTGTTCAACACAg TGTCGCTGCGCTGGCGGAAACTCCCCCCCTCGTCCTGTGCTCCGTCCAACGTCCCCTACATGCGATACGGACACACGGCGGTTCTGATCGATGACATCATCTATATCTGGGGGGGGCGCAATGACACCGAGGGGGCTTGTAATGTCCTCTACACCTTCCACACAG GGACCCACCAGTGGGCAACTCCCCGCGTGACTGGGCAGATCCCCGGGGCCCGAGACGGACACTCCGCCTGTGTCTATGAGAGGACGATGTACATATTCGGGGGATATGAGCAGCTG GCCGACTGTTTCTCCAATGAGATCCATAAACTGGACACCAGAACCATGAACTGGGCCTTAGTGAGAGCCAAG GGCAGCGCCGCCCGCTGGAGAGACTTTCACTCGGCCACAGTAATCGGCAGCCGGATGTTTGTGTTTGGGGGCCGGGCCGACCGGGCGGGGCCCTTCCACTCCAACAACGAGATTTACTGCAATCAGATCCGCGTGTTCGACCTCCAGATTGAGACTTGGCTGGACCCCCCCAAAAGCACCAACCCCCCCGAAGGGAGGCGGAGCCACTCAGCCT TTCCGTACCAGGGGGGGCTCTACGTGTTCGGCGGATACAACGCTCGACTCAATCGCCACTTTCAGGACCTTTGGAAATTCACACCAG AGTCCGGCCAATGGCAGCGAGTGGAAGTGCAGGGCAAAGGCCCGTGTGCGAGGCGCAGGCAGTGCTGCTGTGTGCTGGGGGACAAGATCCTTCTCTTTGGGGGCACTAG CCCTTCCCAGGATCAGGACCTGCAGGACGAGTTCTACTTGATGGATCATTCGGACCTGTACATTCTGGACTTCA GTCCCAGTCTGAAGACGCTGTGCAAATTAGCCGTGTTGCACTACAATCTCGACCAATCGTGTTTGCCCCATGACATCAG GTGGGAGCTCTCGGCAATGACAACAAACAGTAATATCAGCCGGCCCCTGCTCTCCTCCCACGGATAG